CAGCGAGCTGCAGGAGCAGGGGGCCGCGCAGCTGCCGCGGGTGCGGCAGCATCTGCAGGAGGGCCTGGCGGCGGCGGAACAGGCCCTCAACCGCCTCTCGGCCGGTCTGGAGTTGCCCAGGTTGCTGCTGCTCGCCGATCAGGAGGAGGTGCGCCGCGATGCCCTGGCCCGCGCCGCTGCCGTGGTGCGCCAGCGTGAAGCGATCGACCGCCGCCTCGATGCGGTGATGGAGGGCTGGCGCCTGACCCGTCTGCCGCGCATCGATCGGGACATCCTGCGCCTGGCCGCCGTTGATCTGGCTGATTTCCACACTCCAGCGCCGGTGGCCTGCAACGAGGCCGTTGACCTGGCCAACCGCTACAGCGACGAGCGGGGCCGGCGCATGATCAATGGCGTGTTGCGGCGCTACACCGACGCGGTCACGGCTTCCTGATGGTGTTCGACTGGTTCCGGCGAAAGATCGCCGCTGCGGAAACCCCCGCAGCCGACAGTGCCGCCCCGACTGCCCCGCCGACTGCGGCTCCGCCCGCGGCGCTTAAGGAGGATGTGGCGGCATCGCCATCCGCAGAGACAGCCCCGCAGGCGGCTGCAGAGGATGCCCGCCCGCCTGCCAGTGGTGGCGACCAGGACGCCCTGGCCTGGGCCCGCGAGGCCTACGCCAGGCTCAAGGCCCAGCAGGAGGCGGCCAAGGCCGCGGCCACTCCAGCTCAGCCCGAAGCGCCCGCCTCAGATTCCCAGCAGCAAGCCGCCCCCCAATCCGAGGCGGTGCCGGAAGCCGAGGCGGTGCCGGAAGCCGAGGCGGTGCCGGAAGCCGAGGCGGTGCCGGAAGCGCCCCCCCAGCCAGCCACCACGCCCTCCCCCGGTCCGTCGCTCCTCGAGCAGGCCGCTGCCCAGCGGGCCGAGCGGCAGCAGGCGATCACGGCCGCCGCGACCCCGGCTCCGTCGGCCCCCCCAGCTCCGGAACTCCCGGCTCAGCCAGCGGCCCCGGCAGACATGGCCGAGCCCCAGCTCGGTGCCTTCGACGACACCTTCACCTGGTCGGCCGAGGTGCTCGCTGCCCAGGGCAAACGGGTGGACGAGGTGTCGCTGGAGGAGATCGACTGGCTGGGCCGCCTGCGCCAGGGCCTCGAGAAGACCCGCCAGGGCTTCGTCACCCAGCTGCTGGAGAAGCTCGGCGACGACCCCCTCAGCCCCGAACAGCTCGACGATCTGGAGACCACCCTGCTGCGGGCCGATGTGGGGGTCACCGCCACGGATCAGGTGCTCGATGCCCTGCGCGAGCGTCTCAACCGCGAGGTGGTGGATCCCGCCGAGGGGATCCGCTTCCTCAAGGAACAGCTGCGGGACATCCTCGAGCAGCCGATCCAGACCAGTGCCTCGCCGCTGCTGGCTCCTGAGCGCGGCCGCCTCAACGTGTGGCTGCTGGTGGGGGTGAATGGGGTGGGCAAGACCACCACCCTCGGCAAGCTGGCCAACCTGGCGGTGCGCAGCGGCTACAGCTGTCTGATCGCCGCCGCCGACACCTTCCGGGCCGCGGCGGTGCAGCAGGTGCAGGTGTGGGGCGAGCGCAGCGGGGTGCCCGTGATCGCCAATCCCAGTGCCAACGCCGATCCCGCCGCCGTGGTCTACGACGCCCTGGGGGCGGCCAAGGCCCAGGGCACCGAGCTGGTGCTGGTGGATACGGCCGGTCGGCTGCAGACCAAGCACAACCTCATGGAGGAACTGGCCAAGGTGCGCCGCATCGTCGACAAGCTGGCCCCCGATGCCGCCGTGGAGTCGCTGCTGGTGCTCGATTCGAGCCAGGGCCAGAACGGCCTGCGTCAGGCCATGGCCTTCGCCTCCGCTGCCGGCCTCACCGGCGTGGTGATCACCAAGCTGGATGGCAGCGCCCGGGGGGGCGTGGCTCTGGCGGTGGCCTCGGAGGCCAACCTGCCCATTCGCTTCATCGGCGCCGGCGAGGGGATCCGGGATCTGCGCCCCTTCAACAGCTTCGAGTTCGTGGAGGCCCTGCTCGCCGGCTGATCGCGGCTACCCTGCGGATCCCCTGCGGCTGCGCGTTGAGCCAGACGCCGCCTGCCCGTCCTGCCTCCGCTCCGGCCTCAGCCTCGGCTTCCGCCGCCGCCTCGGTGCGTCAACTGCTCGACAGTCTCAACCGGGAGCAGCGCAGGAACCAGGAACTGCTGGCCTCCCTGGGCTTTGCCCTGCGCAGCGTCACCAACCTGGGCCGGCTGCTGGAGCTGGTGCCCCTGGTGGCCTCACGCCTGGTGGAGGCGGAGGGTGCCGTGCTGCTGGTGTTTCGCGAGGACGGCCGCCTGTGGCGGGAGCAGCTCCAGGCCACCCCCTACGACCGCTGCCGCGCACTCCTGCGTCAGCTGGCGTCCCAGCCGGAGGATGAGACCGCGGCCATCGGCAGCGATCCCGCGGCGGCGGCCCTGCTGGATCAACGGGTGGCGCGCCTCCTCGACGGAGCCCAGGTGTTCGCCACCTCGGTGGTGTGCCGCAGCCATCAGCGCGGACGCCTCTACGTGTTCAGCCAGCGGCCGGGGTTCAGCTGGAGCGAGGCCCACCGCCGCCATGTGCAGCTGGTGGCGGATCTGGTGGGGGTGGCCCTGGAGAACGACACCCTGCTCCAGGACATGCGCCGGCATGAGCGGGTGGACCGTCAGCTGAGCATCGGCGCGGAGGTGCAGGGCCAGCTGCTGCCGGATCACTGTCCGGTGATCGAGGGGATCGAGCTCGCCGCCCGCTGCCGGCCGGCCTTCCAGGTGGGGGGCGATTATTACGACTTCATCCCCACCCGCCCGATGCGCCAGGGCCGGCCCCGGGAGAAGGAGCGCTGGGCGCTGGTGATGGGGGATGTGATGGGCAAGGGGGTGCCCGCCGGTCTGCTGATGTCCCTGCTGCGCGGCATGCTGCGGGCCGAGGTGCTGAGCGGCCATCCGCCCGATCGCATCCTGCATGACCTCAACCAGCTCGCCCAGGAGGATCTGGCCCACTCCCACCGCTTCGTCACGCTCTTCTATTCCGACTACGACCCCCGCACGCGCCTGCTGCGCTACGGCAATGCCGCCCACAATCCACCGCTGCTGTGGCGCCGGCACGGAGATCGCATCCAGCGGCTCGATGCGCCCGGCCTGCTGATCGGTCTGCAGAGCGAGGCGGAGTACGGGGTCGATGCCACCGTGCTGGATCCGGGGGATGTGGTGCTGTATTACACCGATGGCCTCACGGAAGCCACGGGTCTGAATGGGGAGCGCTACGAAGAAGCGCGGCTGGTGGAGAGTTTCCGCAGTGCCTGCAGGGCCGGCCTCGGTGCCCAGCAGATCCTCGAGCGGCTGTTCGAGCGCCTCGATCGCTTCGTGGGGGCCCAGCGCCACCTCGAGGACGACGCCTCGATCGTGGTGCTGAAGGTGCGCGAGGAGCTGGTGCTGCCCACCCTGCCGCCGCCCGGGAGCCGAGTGGCAAGCTGACTGCTTGCCTGCTCCCGCCGCGATGGCCGCCGCACCCTCCCCCTCCCCTGACAACGGCGGCACAGCTGGTGTCAGGGGGGCTGGTGTCGCCGGGTCGGGTGTCACGGGTGGGGAGGCCGCCGGCTGGAGCAACCGCTTCGAGCAGGGTCTGCATCCGGCGATCGAGCGCTTCAACGCCTCGATCGGGTTCGACATCGCCCTGCTGCAGGAAGACCTGGATGGCTCGATCGCCCATGCCCGCATGCTCGGCCGCTGCGGCGTGGTCAGCCCCGGTGAGGCGGAGCAGCTGATCGCAGGCCTGGAGCGGGTGCGCGCCGAGGCGGCTGCCGGCAGCTTCAGCCCCGGGGTGGAAGCCGAGGACGTCCACTTCGCGGTGGAACGCCGCCTGATCGAGCTGCTCGGGCCCCTGGGCAAGAAGCTCCACACCGGCCGCTCCCGCAACGACCAGGTGGGTACCGACCTGCGGCTGTGGCTCCGCCGCCACATCGACGCCATCGATGCCGCCCTGGTGCGCTACGAGCGGGCCCTGCTGGCCCAGGCCGAGCGCCACGCCGACACCCTGATCCCCGGTTACACCCATCTGCAACGGGCCCAGCCACTCTGTCTGGCCCACCATCTGCTCGCTTACATCGCCATGGCGGAGCGCGACCGGGAGCGGCTGCAGGACGTGCGCCGCCGGGTGAACATCTGCCCGCTCGGTGCCGCGGCCCTGGCCGGCACCCCCGTGCCCATCGACCGGCGTCAGACCGCCGAGGAACTCGGCTTCGGCGCGATCTACGGCAACAGCCTCGATGCGGTGAGCGACCGTGACTTCACGGTGGAGTTCATGGCGGCAGCCTCCCTCGTGCTGGCGCACCTGAGCCGCCTCAGCGAGGAGGTGATTCTCTGGGCCAGCGAGGAATTCGGCTTCATCGGCCTCACCGACCGCTGCGCCACCGGCAGCAGCCTGATGCCGCAGAAGAAGAATCCCGACGTGCCCGAGCTGGTGCGCGGCAAGAGTGGCCGGGTGTTCGGCCATCTGGTGGGCCTGCTCACCATGATCAAGGGTCTGCCCCTGGCCTACAACAAGGACTTCCAGGAAGACAAGGAGGCTCTCTTCGATGGGGTGGCCACCGTGCTGGGCTGCCTCGAAGCGATGGCGATCCTGTTCGAGGAGGGGTTGGAGTTCCGTCCCCAGCGGCTGGAGTCCGCCGTGGCGGCCGATTTCTCCAACGCCACCGACGTGGCCGATTACCTGGTGGCTCGGGGG
This sequence is a window from Cyanobium sp. PCC 7001. Protein-coding genes within it:
- the nusB gene encoding transcription antitermination factor NusB — its product is MQSRTLSRELALLMLGQISDRGDGGAAGADLPLDQLLNQALASLGQHVREALDRSAEDLQTAQQHLLDSELQEQGAAQLPRVRQHLQEGLAAAEQALNRLSAGLELPRLLLLADQEEVRRDALARAAAVVRQREAIDRRLDAVMEGWRLTRLPRIDRDILRLAAVDLADFHTPAPVACNEAVDLANRYSDERGRRMINGVLRRYTDAVTAS
- the ftsY gene encoding signal recognition particle-docking protein FtsY, with the protein product MVFDWFRRKIAAAETPAADSAAPTAPPTAAPPAALKEDVAASPSAETAPQAAAEDARPPASGGDQDALAWAREAYARLKAQQEAAKAAATPAQPEAPASDSQQQAAPQSEAVPEAEAVPEAEAVPEAEAVPEAPPQPATTPSPGPSLLEQAAAQRAERQQAITAAATPAPSAPPAPELPAQPAAPADMAEPQLGAFDDTFTWSAEVLAAQGKRVDEVSLEEIDWLGRLRQGLEKTRQGFVTQLLEKLGDDPLSPEQLDDLETTLLRADVGVTATDQVLDALRERLNREVVDPAEGIRFLKEQLRDILEQPIQTSASPLLAPERGRLNVWLLVGVNGVGKTTTLGKLANLAVRSGYSCLIAAADTFRAAAVQQVQVWGERSGVPVIANPSANADPAAVVYDALGAAKAQGTELVLVDTAGRLQTKHNLMEELAKVRRIVDKLAPDAAVESLLVLDSSQGQNGLRQAMAFASAAGLTGVVITKLDGSARGGVALAVASEANLPIRFIGAGEGIRDLRPFNSFEFVEALLAG
- a CDS encoding PP2C family protein-serine/threonine phosphatase, with the protein product MSQTPPARPASAPASASASAAASVRQLLDSLNREQRRNQELLASLGFALRSVTNLGRLLELVPLVASRLVEAEGAVLLVFREDGRLWREQLQATPYDRCRALLRQLASQPEDETAAIGSDPAAAALLDQRVARLLDGAQVFATSVVCRSHQRGRLYVFSQRPGFSWSEAHRRHVQLVADLVGVALENDTLLQDMRRHERVDRQLSIGAEVQGQLLPDHCPVIEGIELAARCRPAFQVGGDYYDFIPTRPMRQGRPREKERWALVMGDVMGKGVPAGLLMSLLRGMLRAEVLSGHPPDRILHDLNQLAQEDLAHSHRFVTLFYSDYDPRTRLLRYGNAAHNPPLLWRRHGDRIQRLDAPGLLIGLQSEAEYGVDATVLDPGDVVLYYTDGLTEATGLNGERYEEARLVESFRSACRAGLGAQQILERLFERLDRFVGAQRHLEDDASIVVLKVREELVLPTLPPPGSRVAS
- the argH gene encoding argininosuccinate lyase, whose translation is MAAAPSPSPDNGGTAGVRGAGVAGSGVTGGEAAGWSNRFEQGLHPAIERFNASIGFDIALLQEDLDGSIAHARMLGRCGVVSPGEAEQLIAGLERVRAEAAAGSFSPGVEAEDVHFAVERRLIELLGPLGKKLHTGRSRNDQVGTDLRLWLRRHIDAIDAALVRYERALLAQAERHADTLIPGYTHLQRAQPLCLAHHLLAYIAMAERDRERLQDVRRRVNICPLGAAALAGTPVPIDRRQTAEELGFGAIYGNSLDAVSDRDFTVEFMAAASLVLAHLSRLSEEVILWASEEFGFIGLTDRCATGSSLMPQKKNPDVPELVRGKSGRVFGHLVGLLTMIKGLPLAYNKDFQEDKEALFDGVATVLGCLEAMAILFEEGLEFRPQRLESAVAADFSNATDVADYLVARGVPFREAYQLVGGLVKACLQEGVLLRELPLERWQALHPAFAEDIYAAIDPRQVVAARRSEGGTAFDQVAAQLAAARRRLLP